From a single Arachis hypogaea cultivar Tifrunner chromosome 3, arahy.Tifrunner.gnm2.J5K5, whole genome shotgun sequence genomic region:
- the LOC112779052 gene encoding uncharacterized protein: MLLILENNDKLIDTKHYDSLVRVEISSKEVEPHLHDAVLKHMIYGPCGTLNQSSPCMKNGKCKRNYPKEFAAETRRGDDSYPQYRRRFDTPIPINQNVTVDKRWVVLYNPWLLLKYDCHINVEICSSIKSIKYLYKYCYKGLDWVAMEVHNGSNVDEVQQFVDARWIAAPEACWRIFKFNLYQMYPSMERLQIHLPNQHQLSFYDHQIIPEILNDDYFSRTMLTEFFALNREEDQQSRHLLYKEILKYYTWHNKEKEWHRRKTQRGSISQIYTVSLSEGEKFYLHLLLSNVRGSISWDDLLTVNGVQFLSFKQSAQH; the protein is encoded by the coding sequence ATGTTGCTAATCTTAGAAAACAATGACAAGTTAATTGACACGAAGCATTATGATAGTTTGGTACGTGTAGAGATATCATCTAAAGAAGTAGAACCACACCTACATGATGCAGTGCTAAAACATATGATTTATGGTCCTTGCGGAACACTTAATCAATCTTCACCCTGCATGAAAAATGGCAAATGTAAGCGTAACTATCCAAAAGAGTTCGCAGCAGAAACACGAAGAGGTGACGACTCATATCCACAATATAGGCGACGATTCGACACTCCAATACCAATTAACCAAAATGTCACAGTTGACAAGAGATGGGTAGTTTTGTACAACCCTTGGCTACTACTAAAGTATGATTGCCATATTAATGTTGAGATATGTAGTAGCATTAAGAGTATAAAGTATCTCTACAAGTATTGCTACAAGGGTCTAGATTGGGTTGCAATGGAAGTTCACAATGGTTCTAATGTTGACGAGGTCCAACAGTTTGTTGATGCAAGATGGATCGCTGCTCCAGAGGCTTGTTggagaatatttaaatttaaccTTTACCAAATGTATCCATCAATGGAAAGGTTACAAATTCATTTGCCAAATCAACATCAACTAAGCTTCTATGATCACCAAATTATTCCTGAAATACTTAATGATGATTATTTCTCTAGAACAATGCTCACTGAGTTTTTTGCCTTAAATCGTGAGGAGGACCAACAATCTAGGCATCTTTTGTATAAGGAAATTCTAAAGTATTACACTTGGCACAACAAGGAAAAGGAATGGCATCGGCGCAAGACACAGAGGGGATCCATCAGTCAAATTTATACTGTATCACTTTCAGAAGGAGAAAAATTCTATTTGCACCTTCTGTTATCTAATGTCAGAGGATCAATCAGTTGGGATGACTTGCTAACAGTGAATGGGGTCCAATTTTTGTCCTTCAAGCAATCTGCTCAACATTGA
- the LOC140183502 gene encoding ATP-dependent DNA helicase RRM3-like — protein MCSIERLNNDQSKAFKCIMNIIDRRESRVFFVNRLGEAGKTFLYRAIIAELRNKGHIVLVTASSGIAATLLFGGRTAHSRFKILINLEPSSICNISKQLDLAKLIRQTTAIIWDEAPMANKESVQSLDRTLRDILANDMPFGGKVMVIRGDFRQVVPVVPKGSKSQMISAIVKSNLWASTKILHL, from the coding sequence ATGTGTTCCATAGAAAGATTGAACAATGACCAATCTAAAGCTTTCAAGTGCATTATGAATATAATTGATCGAAGAGAAAGTAGAGTGTTCTTTGTTAATAGGCTAGGAGAAGCAGGCAAAACATTTCTTTACAGAGCTATAATTGCAGAATTGAGAAATAAGGGTCATATTGTCTTGGTAACTGCATCATCAGGAATAGCTGCAACATTATTGTTTGGAGGTCGAACAGCCCATTCTAGATTTAAGATCCTAATTAATTTAGAACCATCATCCATTTGCAATATAAGTAAACAATTAGATCTTGCAAAGCTGATTAGACAAACAACGGCAATCATCTGGGATGAAGCACCAATGGCAAATAAAGAATCAGTGCAATCATTAGACCGCACTCTAAGAGACATATTAGCAAATGATATGCCATTTGGAGGAAAAGTGATGGTGATACGAGGAGATTTCCGCCAAGTAGTGCCTGTCGTACCGAAAGGTAGTAAGTCACAAATGATTTCAGCTATAGTTAAGTCTAATTTATGGGCTTCCACTAAAATTCTCCATTTATGA